One genomic window of Comamonas serinivorans includes the following:
- the zapE gene encoding cell division protein ZapE, with translation MCKAYEAELAERGYVADEAQLNAIIALQHCADEWATYKDKRSNAFKRLINRVEIPKGVYMYGGVGRGKSFLMDCFFNAVPIRRKTRLHFHEFMREVQHQLTHELQGMANPLTELGRRIAKKYRLICFDEFHVADVTDAMILHRLLVALFDNGVGFVTTSNFTPDGLYPDGLHRDRILPAIELLKQRMNVLNVDVGVDYRMRTLEQVELYHAPLGKAADQALNEAFNQLATGPDEDPVLHIESRELKARRKSGSVVWFDFRTLCGTPRSQNDYLDLATRFQTLLLSDVPRMAPAQASEARRFTWLVDVLYDRRVKLIISAEVPPEELYTEGQLSHEFPRTVSRLNEMQSKEYLSLERRTVDTHLT, from the coding sequence GTGTGCAAGGCCTATGAGGCCGAGTTGGCCGAACGCGGCTACGTGGCGGACGAGGCACAGCTGAACGCCATCATCGCCTTGCAGCATTGCGCCGACGAGTGGGCGACGTACAAGGACAAGCGTTCCAACGCCTTCAAGCGCCTCATCAACCGCGTCGAGATTCCCAAGGGCGTGTACATGTACGGCGGCGTGGGGCGTGGCAAGAGCTTCCTGATGGATTGCTTCTTCAACGCGGTGCCGATTCGCCGCAAGACGCGGCTGCATTTCCACGAGTTCATGCGCGAGGTGCAGCACCAGCTCACCCATGAGCTGCAGGGCATGGCCAACCCCCTGACCGAGCTGGGGCGCCGCATCGCCAAGAAGTACCGCCTGATCTGCTTCGACGAGTTCCACGTGGCCGATGTGACGGACGCGATGATCCTGCATCGCTTGCTGGTGGCGCTGTTCGACAACGGCGTGGGCTTTGTCACCACCTCGAACTTCACGCCCGATGGCCTGTACCCGGATGGCTTGCATCGCGACCGCATCCTGCCCGCCATCGAGCTGCTCAAGCAGCGCATGAACGTGCTGAACGTGGACGTGGGCGTGGACTACCGCATGCGCACGCTGGAGCAGGTGGAGCTGTACCACGCACCCCTGGGCAAGGCGGCCGACCAGGCCCTGAACGAGGCCTTCAACCAGCTGGCCACGGGGCCGGATGAGGACCCGGTGCTGCACATCGAGAGCCGCGAGCTGAAGGCGCGCCGCAAGAGTGGCAGTGTGGTGTGGTTCGACTTTCGCACGCTGTGCGGCACGCCGCGGTCCCAGAACGATTACCTCGATCTGGCCACGCGCTTTCAGACGCTGTTGCTGTCGGACGTGCCCCGCATGGCACCGGCGCAGGCGTCGGAGGCGCGGCGCTTCACCTGGCTGGTGGACGTGCTGTACGACCGGCGCGTGAAGCTCATCATTTCGGCCGAGGTACCGCCCGAAGAGCTGTACACCGAAGGCCAGCTGTCGCATGAATTCCCGCGCACGGTCTCGCGCCTGAACGAGATGCAGTCCAAGGAATACCTCTCGCTGGAGCGGCGTACGGTGGACACGCACCTGACCTGA
- a CDS encoding MATE family efflux transporter produces the protein MTNAASPLPQLGHESRVLARHAGTVWLGQLAVMAYGVTDTVVAGRHATESLAALSVGSAVYISVSVALFSVIQALLPIWSRLHGAGEQAAVGASLRQSLYLCGAAIALGMAVLMFPGPMLRWTRVPPEQEAAVTAYLQVLAWSLTPALLFRLYATFNQSLGRPQMVTWLQVAALGLKVPLSIWFTFGGAGLPALGAVGCAWATLVVYTALCALGLTLMRRHTWYRPYRIWQPMEAPDWRQLRGFLQLGIPAGLSVLVEVSAFTLMALYSARLGAVALAAHQIASNLAAVLYMMPLSMGIALSARVGFWLGAGHPDTARRVAWLGLGVTAAVAAGGAGLMWLARTAIVGGYGPAPDVAQLAITLLGLVALYHLADALQSVSLFVLRCYGVTLQPLLIYCLLLWGAGLYGGYHLAYSGLGPWPALHSPGAFWLASTCALVVVAGLFLLLVWRHARSPEDAHRALAAPL, from the coding sequence TTGACGAACGCTGCCAGCCCCCTTCCCCAACTGGGCCATGAATCGCGCGTGCTCGCCCGCCATGCGGGCACGGTGTGGCTCGGGCAGCTGGCGGTCATGGCCTATGGCGTGACCGACACCGTCGTCGCCGGCCGCCACGCCACCGAATCGCTGGCCGCGCTCTCGGTGGGCTCGGCCGTCTACATCAGCGTGTCGGTGGCTTTGTTCTCCGTCATCCAGGCCCTGCTGCCGATCTGGTCGCGCCTGCACGGCGCAGGCGAGCAGGCCGCCGTGGGCGCCAGCCTGCGCCAGTCGCTCTACCTGTGCGGCGCGGCCATCGCCCTGGGCATGGCCGTGCTCATGTTCCCCGGCCCCATGCTGCGCTGGACCCGGGTGCCGCCCGAGCAAGAGGCCGCGGTCACCGCCTACCTGCAGGTGCTGGCCTGGTCCCTGACGCCCGCGCTGCTGTTCCGCCTGTACGCCACGTTCAACCAAAGCCTGGGGCGCCCCCAGATGGTGACCTGGCTGCAGGTGGCCGCGCTGGGGCTCAAGGTGCCGCTCTCCATCTGGTTCACCTTCGGCGGCGCCGGCCTGCCCGCCCTGGGTGCCGTGGGTTGCGCCTGGGCCACGCTGGTCGTGTACACCGCGCTGTGCGCGCTGGGCCTGACGCTGATGCGCAGGCACACCTGGTACCGGCCCTACCGCATCTGGCAACCCATGGAGGCCCCCGACTGGCGCCAGCTGCGCGGCTTCCTGCAGCTCGGCATTCCCGCGGGGCTCAGCGTGCTGGTCGAGGTCAGCGCCTTCACCTTGATGGCCCTGTATTCGGCCCGGCTGGGCGCGGTGGCGCTGGCGGCGCACCAGATCGCCTCCAACCTCGCCGCCGTGCTGTACATGATGCCGCTGTCCATGGGCATCGCGCTCAGTGCCCGCGTGGGCTTCTGGCTGGGCGCCGGCCACCCCGACACCGCCCGGCGCGTCGCCTGGCTGGGGCTGGGCGTCACGGCTGCCGTGGCCGCCGGTGGCGCGGGCCTGATGTGGCTGGCCCGGACCGCCATCGTCGGCGGCTATGGCCCCGCACCCGATGTGGCGCAACTCGCCATCACGCTGCTGGGCCTGGTCGCCCTGTACCACCTGGCCGACGCGCTGCAATCGGTCAGCCTGTTCGTGCTGCGGTGCTATGGCGTCACGCTGCAGCCGCTGCTCATCTACTGCCTGCTGCTGTGGGGGGCCGGTCTTTATGGCGGGTATCACCTGGCCTACAGCGGCCTGGGACCGTGGCCTGCCCTGCACAGCCCCGGAGCTTTCTGGCTCGCCAGCACCTGCGCCCTGGTCGTGGTGGCAGGCCTGTTTCTGCTGCTGGTCTGGCGCCACGCCCGTTCACCCGAGGACGCACATCGGGCCCTGGCCGCCCCGCTCTGA